The Uruburuella testudinis genome window below encodes:
- a CDS encoding FepA family TonB-dependent siderophore receptor: MSAHTPPLFRLSLLSFSLLSGFTYAADNTAELDTVYVTAERQLQQSLGVSKISAEDLEKQPAVNDISDIVRTMPGVNLTGNTATGQRGNKRQIDLRGMGPENTLILVDGRPVTSRNSERISMRGERNTRGDSNWVPVEAIESIEVIRGPAAARYGSGAMGGVVNIVTKKITNEFEGSVNYYTNQPQDSDEGATNRVGFNVSGPIVKDVLSFRLYGSLNKTDADSPDINAAAGNANAAGVEGVRNKDIAGRLHWKLSPSQSLTFDAGFSRQGNIYNGDTQNSFTHPSNAALIERLKGSETARLYRSNFALTHTGGWDWGDTKSWISYDRTTNSRLPEALAGGPEGSYNGDTFTDSDLKNLRLSSEAYIPFDWGVPHVLTVGAEFTDSRLKDASSNRQGFTDQGNTDVFNGISATRGSDASQREWAVYAEDNISITPRTHLIPSLRFDHHSKSGGNVSGGLNFSQQLGEHWLVKGGIARAYKAPNLYQTDPNFILYTRGNGCPIGTEGRCYYMGNADLKPETSWNKEIGAEFNKNGWQASATYFHNNYRNKIVIGDVLIAQSDLGNALYQWSNTPKATIAGIEGNLVVPLHDKLKWSNNFTYMQKSEDYQGNPLSLTPKFTLNSMLAWTPTEKLDANLTFTQYGRIKPRTVVINRTENTNGLSSNEVGSYGLWGINAGYKFNKHVNGRLGVSNIFDKKIYRTADGAQTFNQHGRAFYGSLKVGF, translated from the coding sequence ATGTCTGCACACACCCCGCCCCTGTTCCGCCTTTCCCTGCTCTCATTCAGCCTGCTCAGCGGCTTTACCTATGCCGCCGACAACACTGCCGAGCTGGACACCGTTTATGTCACCGCTGAGCGCCAGTTGCAGCAATCGCTGGGGGTGTCGAAAATCAGCGCTGAAGATTTGGAAAAGCAGCCTGCGGTTAACGATATTTCCGATATCGTGCGCACCATGCCCGGCGTCAACCTTACCGGCAACACCGCCACCGGCCAGCGCGGCAACAAACGCCAGATTGATTTGCGCGGCATGGGCCCGGAAAACACGCTGATTCTGGTAGACGGCCGCCCTGTTACCTCGCGCAATTCCGAGCGCATCAGCATGCGCGGCGAGCGCAACACCCGTGGCGACAGCAACTGGGTGCCGGTGGAAGCGATTGAATCGATTGAAGTGATTCGCGGCCCGGCGGCCGCCCGCTACGGCTCCGGCGCCATGGGGGGGGTAGTAAACATCGTTACTAAAAAAATCACCAATGAATTTGAAGGCTCGGTCAATTACTACACCAACCAGCCGCAAGATAGCGATGAAGGCGCCACCAACCGCGTGGGCTTCAACGTGAGCGGCCCGATTGTAAAAGATGTGCTCTCGTTCCGCCTCTACGGCAGCTTGAACAAAACCGATGCCGATTCGCCCGATATCAATGCCGCCGCCGGCAATGCCAACGCCGCGGGTGTAGAAGGTGTGCGCAACAAAGATATTGCCGGCCGTCTGCACTGGAAACTCAGCCCCTCGCAAAGCCTCACCTTCGATGCCGGCTTCAGCCGCCAAGGCAATATCTATAACGGCGACACCCAAAACAGCTTCACCCACCCCTCGAATGCCGCCTTAATCGAACGCCTCAAAGGCAGCGAAACCGCCCGCCTCTACCGCAGCAACTTCGCGCTGACCCACACCGGCGGCTGGGATTGGGGCGACACCAAATCTTGGATCAGCTACGACCGCACCACCAACAGCCGCCTGCCCGAAGCGCTGGCCGGCGGCCCGGAAGGCAGCTACAACGGCGACACCTTTACCGACAGCGATTTGAAAAACCTGCGCCTGAGCAGCGAAGCCTATATTCCGTTTGACTGGGGCGTGCCGCACGTATTGACCGTGGGTGCCGAATTCACCGACAGCCGTCTGAAAGATGCCTCATCCAACCGTCAGGGCTTTACCGACCAAGGCAACACCGACGTGTTCAACGGCATTTCCGCCACCCGCGGCAGCGATGCCTCACAACGCGAATGGGCGGTATATGCCGAAGACAACATCAGCATCACCCCGCGCACCCATCTGATTCCCAGCCTGCGCTTCGACCACCACAGCAAATCCGGCGGCAATGTGAGCGGCGGCCTCAATTTCTCGCAACAGCTCGGCGAACACTGGCTGGTAAAAGGCGGCATCGCCCGTGCCTACAAAGCGCCCAACCTCTACCAAACCGACCCCAACTTCATTCTCTACACCCGCGGCAACGGCTGCCCCATCGGCACTGAAGGACGCTGCTACTACATGGGCAATGCCGACCTGAAACCGGAAACCAGTTGGAACAAAGAAATCGGCGCCGAATTCAATAAAAACGGCTGGCAGGCTTCCGCCACTTATTTCCATAACAACTACCGCAACAAAATCGTCATCGGCGACGTGTTGATTGCCCAAAGCGATCTCGGCAACGCCCTTTATCAATGGAGCAACACTCCCAAAGCCACCATTGCAGGCATTGAGGGCAACCTGGTGGTGCCGCTGCACGACAAGCTGAAATGGAGCAACAACTTCACCTATATGCAAAAATCGGAAGACTACCAAGGCAACCCGCTGTCGCTGACACCCAAGTTTACCCTCAACAGCATGCTGGCGTGGACACCCACCGAAAAACTTGATGCCAACCTCACCTTCACCCAATACGGCCGCATCAAACCGCGCACCGTAGTGATTAACCGCACCGAAAACACCAACGGCCTGAGCAGCAACGAAGTGGGCAGCTACGGCTTGTGGGGCATCAACGCGGGCTACAAATTCAACAAACACGTAAACGGCCGCTTGGGCGTGAGCAATATTTTCGACAAGAAAATCTACCGCACCGCCGACGGCGCGCAAACTTTCAACCAACACGGCCGCGCCTTTTACGGCAGCCTGAAAGTCGGTTTTTAA
- a CDS encoding alpha/beta hydrolase: protein MQTRLSALALCALLTAACAAPTAIPAPANTPSKRTRAMTTPPIPLPEQTRVFKDIIYKNVNGTDLKLDLYLPAQADKPTPLIVWVHGGAWMRGDKADFPPRNSRLAAALLSEGYALASVSYRLSGQAAFPAPIQDLNDALAYLWAHAGQYGFDRDNIAIAGRSAGAHLALLAATANAQLPADFISSSQAPFHIRAAVGFFGIYDLPLMGEQKNSTAASPESRLLGGTPAALPQTARAASPVSYVGPHTPPVILLHGTDDRQAPVDQSRVLQQRLNQSGIANEIIIVEGARHGDPVFDTEPYVAQVVDFFQRHLKPSPQPR from the coding sequence ATGCAAACACGCTTATCCGCCCTCGCGCTCTGCGCCCTGCTGACCGCAGCCTGCGCCGCGCCGACCGCAATCCCGGCACCCGCCAACACACCCTCAAAACGCACCCGCGCCATGACCACACCCCCAATCCCCCTACCCGAGCAAACCCGCGTATTCAAAGACATCATCTACAAAAACGTAAACGGCACCGATTTAAAGCTCGACCTTTATCTGCCCGCACAAGCCGATAAGCCCACCCCGCTGATTGTGTGGGTGCACGGCGGCGCATGGATGCGCGGCGACAAAGCCGATTTTCCACCCCGCAACAGCCGCCTGGCTGCCGCCTTACTCAGCGAAGGCTACGCGCTGGCCTCGGTTTCCTACCGCCTCAGCGGTCAAGCCGCGTTTCCCGCACCGATTCAAGACCTCAACGATGCCCTCGCCTATTTATGGGCGCATGCCGGCCAATACGGCTTTGACCGCGACAACATCGCCATAGCCGGCCGCTCTGCCGGCGCGCATTTGGCCTTGCTCGCCGCCACCGCCAACGCACAATTACCGGCAGATTTTATCAGCAGCAGCCAAGCGCCTTTCCACATTCGCGCCGCCGTTGGTTTTTTCGGTATTTATGACCTGCCGCTGATGGGCGAGCAGAAAAACAGCACCGCCGCATCGCCCGAATCCCGCCTATTGGGCGGCACACCCGCCGCTTTGCCGCAAACCGCCCGTGCCGCCTCGCCCGTTTCTTATGTCGGCCCGCACACGCCGCCCGTTATCCTGCTGCACGGCACCGATGACCGCCAAGCGCCCGTTGATCAAAGCCGGGTTTTGCAACAGCGGCTGAATCAATCCGGCATTGCCAACGAAATCATCATTGTCGAAGGCGCGCGCCACGGCGACCCTGTGTTTGACACCGAACCTTATGTTGCCCAAGTGGTGGATTTCTTCCAACGCCATCTGAAACCATCCCCCCAACCCCGATAA
- a CDS encoding ABC transporter ATP-binding protein, with translation MITIENVSHQIGGHPILNNINLEIPAGGITALIGPNGAGKSTLLSLMARLQPLSQGSICYNGHDIRHTPTAEMARIMSILTQENGLQSRISVRDLLMFGRYPYHQGRPKAVDHEIVANALHEFQLESFAARYLTELSGGQRQRAMIAMVFCQSTDYVLLDEPLNNLDMYYARNLMQLLRRLTHEHRRTTVVVLHDINQAAAYADHIIAMQNGEVSFAGAPDEVFTPANIKTLFGMDVAVLDYEGKKLVVHHV, from the coding sequence ATGATTACCATTGAAAACGTCAGCCACCAAATCGGCGGCCATCCCATTTTAAACAACATCAACCTCGAAATTCCGGCCGGCGGCATCACCGCCCTGATCGGCCCCAACGGCGCCGGTAAATCTACCCTGCTCTCGCTGATGGCGCGGCTGCAACCGCTCTCGCAAGGCAGCATCTGCTACAACGGCCACGACATCCGCCACACACCCACCGCCGAAATGGCACGCATCATGTCGATACTCACACAGGAAAACGGCCTGCAAAGCCGCATTTCCGTGCGCGATTTATTGATGTTCGGCCGCTACCCCTACCATCAGGGCCGCCCAAAAGCCGTCGATCACGAAATCGTGGCCAACGCCCTGCATGAATTCCAGCTTGAATCATTTGCCGCACGCTATCTCACCGAGCTCTCCGGCGGCCAGCGCCAACGCGCCATGATTGCGATGGTGTTTTGCCAAAGCACCGACTATGTGCTCTTGGATGAGCCGCTGAATAATCTCGACATGTATTACGCCCGCAACCTGATGCAGCTGTTGCGCCGCCTCACCCACGAACACCGGCGCACCACGGTGGTGGTATTGCACGACATCAACCAGGCCGCCGCCTACGCCGATCACATCATCGCCATGCAAAACGGCGAGGTCAGCTTTGCCGGCGCGCCCGACGAAGTGTTTACCCCCGCCAACATCAAAACCCTGTTCGGCATGGATGTGGCGGTGTTGGATTATGAAGGCAAAAAGCTGGTGGTGCACCACGTGTAA
- a CDS encoding siderophore ABC transporter substrate-binding protein: MTLRLTALALCCAAALSACSQQNHTSEAAASAVSAAVSASDTQAAAGNVAIETARGEATVPAKPERVAVYDWGMLDTLTKLGVPVGATTDVVRLDYLKDVAAKAAHVGTLFEPNYEALNAFQPQLIVTGSRTAPAFDQLGKLAPTIEMTADTTNMRASTEARIDAFAKIFGKETEAAALKKEIDDAFTAAKTAAAGKGNGLVIIVNGGKVSAFGPDSRFGWIHKEVGVPTVDPDIKEGSHGQPASFEYIKQRNPDWLFVLDRGAAIGQEGESAKDVLNNPLIAETTAWKKGQVVYLIPENYLAAGGAQQLLNATAQVREAFEAAK; the protein is encoded by the coding sequence ATGACTTTACGTTTGACCGCCTTGGCGCTGTGCTGCGCCGCCGCCCTGAGCGCCTGTTCGCAACAAAACCACACTTCTGAAGCCGCCGCATCGGCCGTATCCGCCGCGGTAAGTGCTTCCGACACCCAAGCCGCTGCCGGCAATGTCGCCATCGAAACCGCACGCGGTGAAGCCACTGTGCCGGCCAAGCCCGAACGTGTGGCTGTATACGACTGGGGCATGCTCGACACGCTCACCAAGCTGGGCGTGCCCGTGGGCGCCACCACCGATGTAGTGCGTTTGGACTACCTCAAAGACGTGGCCGCAAAAGCCGCTCATGTCGGCACCTTGTTTGAGCCGAACTATGAAGCGCTCAACGCCTTTCAGCCGCAATTAATCGTTACCGGCTCGCGCACCGCACCGGCGTTCGACCAGCTCGGCAAACTCGCGCCCACCATCGAAATGACGGCCGATACCACCAATATGCGTGCCAGCACCGAAGCACGCATTGATGCGTTTGCCAAAATTTTCGGCAAAGAAACCGAAGCGGCCGCGCTGAAAAAAGAAATCGATGATGCCTTTACCGCCGCCAAAACCGCGGCCGCAGGCAAAGGCAACGGTTTGGTGATTATCGTCAACGGCGGCAAAGTTTCCGCCTTCGGCCCCGATTCGCGCTTCGGCTGGATTCACAAAGAAGTGGGCGTGCCCACGGTTGACCCCGATATCAAAGAAGGTTCGCACGGCCAACCCGCTTCGTTTGAATACATCAAACAACGCAACCCCGACTGGCTGTTTGTGCTCGACCGCGGCGCAGCCATCGGCCAGGAGGGCGAATCGGCCAAAGATGTGTTGAACAATCCGCTGATTGCCGAAACCACAGCGTGGAAAAAAGGCCAAGTGGTGTATCTGATTCCCGAAAACTATCTGGCCGCCGGCGGTGCGCAACAACTGCTCAATGCCACCGCGCAAGTACGCGAAGCATTTGAAGCGGCGAAATAA
- a CDS encoding ABC transporter permease translates to MQHKARMLNLGSLAALMLLFVVSLSVGVADFSWQNLLNMSDQWQLLLISRLPRTFAIVLTGASLAVAGMILQILMKNRFIEPSMVGATQSAALGLLVMTLLFPAATLMLKMSAAAAAALLGMLLFMLLIRRLPPTAQLMVPLVGIIFGSIIESATTFIAYETETLQLLGIWQQGDFSGVLLGRYELLWLAGALALAAYFIADQLTILGLGETVSVNLGLNRKTILWAGLLIVALITSLVVVTVGGIPFIGLVVPNIASRLMGDKLRQSLPAVALLGAALVLLCDIIGRVIRFPFEIPVATVFGVVGTVLFLWLLMRKNAHAV, encoded by the coding sequence ATGCAACATAAAGCCCGTATGCTCAACTTAGGCAGCCTTGCTGCGCTGATGCTGCTGTTTGTCGTCAGCCTGTCGGTGGGGGTGGCCGATTTCAGTTGGCAGAATCTTCTGAATATGTCCGACCAATGGCAGCTCTTGCTCATCAGCCGCCTGCCGCGCACGTTTGCGATTGTGCTTACCGGTGCTTCGCTGGCGGTGGCCGGTATGATTTTGCAGATTTTGATGAAAAACCGCTTTATCGAGCCTTCTATGGTGGGCGCTACCCAAAGCGCGGCGCTGGGGCTGCTGGTGATGACGCTGCTGTTCCCCGCTGCGACGCTGATGTTGAAAATGTCGGCGGCGGCGGCGGCGGCGCTGTTGGGCATGCTGCTGTTTATGCTGCTTATCCGCCGCCTGCCGCCCACGGCGCAGCTGATGGTGCCGCTGGTGGGGATTATTTTCGGCAGCATTATCGAATCGGCCACCACGTTTATCGCTTATGAAACCGAAACGCTGCAATTGCTGGGCATCTGGCAGCAAGGTGATTTTTCGGGGGTGTTGCTGGGGCGTTATGAATTATTGTGGCTGGCCGGCGCGCTGGCGCTGGCGGCTTATTTTATCGCCGACCAGCTTACCATTCTCGGCCTCGGTGAAACGGTGAGCGTGAATCTGGGCTTGAACCGCAAAACGATTTTGTGGGCCGGGCTGCTGATTGTGGCGCTGATTACTTCGCTGGTGGTGGTAACGGTGGGCGGCATTCCGTTTATCGGCCTGGTGGTGCCCAATATCGCCAGCCGCCTGATGGGCGACAAGCTGCGCCAAAGCCTGCCGGCGGTGGCCTTGCTCGGAGCGGCGCTGGTGCTGTTGTGCGACATTATCGGCCGCGTTATCCGCTTTCCGTTTGAAATTCCGGTGGCCACTGTTTTCGGCGTGGTCGGCACGGTGCTGTTTTTATGGTTATTGATGAGGAAAAACGCCCATGCCGTCTGA
- a CDS encoding iron chelate uptake ABC transporter family permease subunit gives MPSEKRNLLLAALLLIAACTLFMTLNAHGNWGFVLPLRATKLLAILLVAYAIGISTLLFQTLTNNPILTPSLLGFDTLYVFLQTLLVLIFGSIGYVQLDSNWKFGAELLIMLGGSLLLFQVLLREGGRDLARMILIGVIFGIFFRSITSLMQRLIDPEEFAVVQSVSYASFNSFNQNLLLPSLMVVLASMFFIWRERHRLDVHMLGRDQTINLGIPYQRNILWILVWVAVLVATATALVGPFGYPVSFFGLLVCALANHFAATLHHSIRLPMSFLIAALLLVGGQTLFEHVLGMQAVLSVVVEFAGGLVFLYLILRKKQA, from the coding sequence ATGCCGTCTGAAAAACGCAACCTGCTGCTGGCCGCGCTGCTGCTCATCGCCGCCTGCACGCTGTTTATGACTCTGAACGCCCACGGCAACTGGGGTTTTGTGCTGCCCCTGCGCGCCACCAAGCTGCTGGCGATTCTGCTGGTGGCCTACGCCATCGGCATTTCGACGCTGCTGTTCCAAACCCTGACCAACAATCCGATTCTCACGCCTTCACTGTTGGGTTTCGACACTCTGTATGTGTTTCTGCAAACGCTGCTGGTGCTGATATTCGGCAGCATCGGCTATGTGCAGCTCGACAGCAACTGGAAATTCGGCGCCGAATTGCTGATTATGCTCGGCGGCTCGCTGCTGCTGTTTCAAGTATTGCTGCGCGAGGGCGGCCGCGATTTGGCGCGCATGATTTTAATCGGTGTGATTTTCGGCATTTTCTTCCGCAGCATCACCAGCCTGATGCAGCGGCTGATCGACCCGGAAGAATTTGCGGTGGTGCAGTCGGTGTCATACGCTTCGTTTAATTCATTCAACCAAAACCTGCTGCTGCCCTCGCTGATGGTGGTGTTGGCCAGTATGTTTTTTATCTGGCGCGAACGCCACCGCCTCGATGTGCACATGCTCGGGCGCGATCAAACCATCAACCTGGGCATTCCCTACCAACGCAATATCTTGTGGATTCTGGTTTGGGTTGCCGTGCTCGTGGCCACCGCCACCGCGCTGGTGGGGCCGTTCGGCTACCCGGTCAGCTTCTTCGGGCTGCTGGTCTGCGCCCTGGCCAACCACTTCGCCGCCACACTGCACCACAGCATCCGCCTGCCGATGTCGTTTCTGATTGCCGCGCTGCTGCTGGTGGGCGGCCAAACCCTGTTTGAGCATGTATTGGGCATGCAGGCGGTGTTGAGCGTGGTGGTCGAATTTGCCGGCGGTTTAGTGTTCCTGTATTTGATTCTGCGGAAAAAACAAGCATGA
- a CDS encoding alpha/beta hydrolase, which translates to MLRIIVCMTALLLAAHSHSATPPDMSRKADFSVFAAPDSGYHFTTLDFPAANRMPPHRVYVGIPAAAPPAGGFPALFALDGNALPELLDAARLRRLAAESPPVLVLIGYANDLRFDGAARAYDYTPPDTGGQPLTDDFDPARRNGGAAAFLQLIHTQIRPAVADLAPLNPQRQTLWGHSYGGLFVLYTLLQQPDAFTQYIAADPSLWWQRGLFLKQAEQAFRRPLSFPPHTQLWLHQSGLKEAKTARNPQQQQRIAARDRAIAAVPPDAAKTLAAQLAQQPGLTVHYQNHPQHSHGSLLAASFQTALTLAAEAKPQ; encoded by the coding sequence ATGCTGAGAATCATTGTTTGCATGACCGCCCTGCTGCTGGCTGCCCACAGCCACAGCGCCACGCCGCCCGACATGAGCCGCAAAGCCGATTTTTCAGTGTTTGCCGCGCCCGATAGCGGCTACCACTTTACAACGCTGGATTTTCCCGCCGCCAACCGCATGCCGCCACATCGTGTGTATGTGGGCATTCCTGCTGCCGCACCGCCCGCCGGCGGCTTCCCCGCCTTGTTTGCGCTCGACGGCAACGCCCTGCCCGAATTGCTCGATGCCGCCCGCCTGCGCCGCTTGGCTGCCGAATCGCCGCCGGTGTTGGTGTTAATCGGCTATGCCAACGATTTGCGTTTTGACGGTGCCGCCCGCGCCTACGACTACACCCCGCCCGATACCGGCGGACAGCCGCTCACCGATGATTTCGACCCCGCACGCCGCAACGGCGGTGCCGCCGCATTTTTACAGCTTATCCACACACAAATCCGCCCCGCCGTTGCCGACCTGGCGCCGCTTAACCCGCAGCGGCAAACGCTGTGGGGGCATTCCTACGGCGGCCTGTTTGTGCTCTACACGCTGTTGCAGCAGCCCGATGCGTTTACGCAATACATCGCCGCCGACCCTTCTTTATGGTGGCAGCGCGGCCTGTTTTTAAAACAAGCCGAGCAAGCGTTCAGACGGCCTCTCAGCTTTCCGCCGCACACACAATTATGGCTGCACCAAAGCGGTTTGAAAGAAGCCAAAACCGCACGCAACCCGCAACAACAGCAGCGCATCGCCGCCCGCGACCGTGCCATAGCTGCCGTGCCGCCCGATGCTGCAAAAACGCTGGCCGCCCAACTGGCGCAACAACCCGGCCTGACCGTGCATTATCAGAATCACCCGCAGCACAGCCACGGCAGCCTGCTGGCCGCTTCGTTTCAGACGGCCTTAACACTTGCCGCCGAAGCTAAACCGCAGTAG
- a CDS encoding siderophore-interacting protein encodes MTPSPPKRARLIRVQSWHDLSPNLRRIVFHSPELADYPFECNGAHIKIFLPQPGQSEPVMPEITPHGPRWPNKASAPYKRSYTLSAYDREACTLAIDFVLHGDNGPASAFAEQVQSGQTIGVSPPAGKRGLLEAAPCCLLAGDLSALPAITAMLADMAADTQGCVLLWLPESADLPASLPKPAGVEIKLFTDADADPMGKLVRSAEAWQPCGSDARVWFAGEAEMVAALRPIARVKWQLPAGQCYAVPFWRRGEDEEQYHRQRHDFMDSDA; translated from the coding sequence ATGACCCCGTCCCCACCCAAACGCGCGCGCCTGATTCGGGTGCAAAGCTGGCACGATCTCAGCCCCAACCTGCGCCGTATTGTTTTTCACAGCCCCGAGCTGGCCGATTATCCGTTTGAATGCAACGGCGCCCACATCAAGATTTTTCTGCCGCAACCCGGCCAAAGCGAGCCGGTAATGCCGGAAATCACCCCGCACGGCCCGCGCTGGCCAAACAAAGCCAGCGCGCCCTACAAACGCTCCTACACCTTGAGCGCTTACGACCGCGAAGCCTGCACGCTGGCGATTGATTTTGTGTTGCACGGCGACAACGGCCCCGCATCGGCGTTTGCCGAACAGGTGCAAAGCGGTCAAACCATCGGCGTATCACCGCCCGCCGGCAAGCGCGGCCTGCTCGAAGCCGCACCCTGCTGCCTATTGGCGGGAGACTTGAGCGCCCTGCCCGCCATCACCGCCATGCTGGCCGACATGGCCGCCGACACACAAGGCTGCGTGTTGCTGTGGCTGCCCGAAAGCGCCGACCTGCCCGCAAGCTTGCCCAAACCCGCCGGCGTGGAAATCAAACTGTTTACCGATGCCGATGCCGACCCGATGGGCAAGCTGGTGCGCAGCGCCGAAGCCTGGCAGCCCTGCGGCAGCGATGCCCGCGTGTGGTTTGCCGGCGAAGCCGAAATGGTGGCCGCGCTGCGCCCGATTGCGCGGGTGAAATGGCAGCTCCCCGCCGGCCAATGCTACGCCGTGCCGTTTTGGCGGCGCGGTGAAGATGAAGAGCAATACCACCGGCAACGGCATGATTTTATGGACAGCGATGCCTAG